From a single Kryptolebias marmoratus isolate JLee-2015 linkage group LG6, ASM164957v2, whole genome shotgun sequence genomic region:
- the tfdp1a gene encoding transcription factor Dp-1a, which produces MAKDAGLIETNGELKVFIDQNLSPSKGVLSLVTVQPTAAPVAKQLLPKTLGPSNVNITTHMQHVPHMVIGTPQRPTVSNTILLNSPHTPSSQFLTQSQPADASPWSSGKRGKKGEKNGKGLRHFSMKVCEKVQKKGVTTYNEVADELVAEFSSSDNHMSPNDSHVYDQKNIRRRVYDALNVLMAMNIISKEKKEIKWIGLPTNSAQECQNLEVERQRRLERIKQKQSQLQELILQQIAFKNLVQRNRQTEQQANRPPPSNSIIHLPFIIVNTSKKTVIDCSISNDKFEYLFNFDSMFEIHDDIEVLKRMGMACGLEVGKCSAEDLKVARSLVPKALEPYVIEMAKGPISNVYITGGSSANGARYTASSDGCTDGTMASSSNDSHYSGSRVETPVSYMGDDDEDEYEENDDED; this is translated from the exons ATGGCTAAAGAT GCTGGTCTGATTGAAACAAATGGAGAGCTGAAGGTTTTCATCGATCAGAATCTGAGCCCCAGCAAAG GTGTCCTCTCCTTGGTTACTGTCCAGCCTACAGCTGCCCCCGTGGCCAAACAGCTACTACCCAAAACCCTCGGGCCGTCCAACGTGAACATTACCACACACATGCAGCATGTGCCACACATG GTGATTGGAACGCCCCAGAGGCCAACAGTATCGAATACAATTTTATTAAACAGTCCGCACACACCGAGCTCGCAGTTCCTCACTCAGAGTCAGCCAGCTGACGCCTCTCCTTGGTCATCAGG AAAGCGGGGTAAGAAAGGGGAGAAGAATGGAAAAGGGTTGAGGCATTTCTCCATGAAAGTGTGCGAGAAGGTGCAGAAGAAAGGAGTGACCACCTACAACGAAGTGGCAGATGAACTGGTTGCAGAATTCAGCTCCTCAGACAACCACATGTCACCTAATGACTCA CATGTGTATGACCAGAAGAACATTCGGCGGCGTGTTTACGATGCGCTGAACGTGCTCATGGCCATGAACATCAtctcaaaagagaaaaaagaaatcaaatggATTGGCTTGCCCACCAACTCAGCGCAGGAGTGCCAAAATTTAGAG GTGGAGAGACAAAGGAGGCTGGAGAGGATCAAGCAGAAACAATCACAGCTTCAGGAGCTCATACTGCAG CAAATAGCCTTTAAGAACCTTGTTCAgaggaacagacagacagagcagcaAGCAAACAGGCCTCCACCTTCCAACTCCATCATCCACCTTCCCTTCATAATCGTCAACACCAGCAAGAAGACTGTGATCGACTGCAGCATCTCCAATGACAA GTTCGAGTATTTGTTCAACTTTGACAGCATGTTTGAGATTCACGACGACATCGAGGTGCTGAAACGAATGGGCATGGCCTGTGGTTTGGAGGTGGGGAAATGCTCTGCAGAGGACCTGAAAGTTGCACGCAGCCTGGTGCCCAAAGCTTTGGAGCCTTACGTTATAG AGATGGCAAAAGGCCCGATCAGTAATGTGTACATCACGGGAGGATCCTCAGCCAATGGAGCCCGTTACACTGCCAGCAG TGATGGCTGCACCGACGGCACCATGGCGTCGAGCTCAAACGACTCTCACTACAGCGGGTCTCGTGTGGAGACTCCAGTGTCTTACATGGGGGACGACGACGAGGACGAATACGAGGAGAACGACGATGAAGACTAA